A single Rhinolophus ferrumequinum isolate MPI-CBG mRhiFer1 chromosome 12, mRhiFer1_v1.p, whole genome shotgun sequence DNA region contains:
- the LINGO2 gene encoding leucine-rich repeat and immunoglobulin-like domain-containing nogo receptor-interacting protein 2 has translation MLHTTISCWHWQPFLGLAVVVIFMGSTIGCPARCECSAQNKSVSCHRRRLIAIPEGIPIETKILDLSKNRLKSINPEEFISYPLLEEIDLSDNIIANVEPGAFNNLFNLRSLRLKGNRLKLVPLGVFTGLSNLTKLDISENKIVILLDYMFQDLHNLKSLEVGDNDLVYISHRAFSGLLSLEKLTLEKCNLTAVPTEALSHLRSLLSLHLKYLSINNMPVYAFKRLFHLKHLEIDYWPLLDMMPANSLYGLNLTSLSITNTNLSTVPFLAFKHLVYLTHLNLSYNPISTIEAGMFSDLIRLQELHIVGAQLRTIEPHSFQGLRFLRVLNVSQNLLETLEENVFSSPRALEVLSINNNPLACDCRLLWILQRHPTLQFGGQQPMCAGPDTNREKSFKDFHSTALSFYFTCKKPKIREKKLQHLLVDEGQTVQLECNADGDPQPVISWVTPRRRFITTKSNGRATVLGDGTLEIRFAQDQDSGMYVCIASNAAGNDTFTASLTVKGFTSDRFLYANRTPMYMTDSNDTISNGTNANTFSLDLKTILVSTAMGCFTFLGVVLFCFLLLFVWSRGKGKHKNSIDLEYVPRKNNGAVVEGEVAGPRRFNMKMI, from the coding sequence ATGCTTCACACGACCATATCATGTTGGCATTGGCAGCCATTCCTGGGTCTGGCTGTGGTGGTAATCTTCATGGGGTCCACCATTGGCTGCCCTGCTCGCTGCGAGTGCTCTGCCCAGAACAAATCTGTTAGCTGCCACAGGAGGCGGCTGATCGCCATCCCAGAGGGCATCCCCATCGAGACCAAAATCTTGGACCTCAGCAAGAACAGACTGAAAAGCATCAACCCTGAAGAATTCATATCGTATCCTCTACTGGAGGAGATAGACCTAAGCGACAACATCATTGCCAACGTAGAACCAGGAGCGTTTAACAATCTCTTTAACCTGCGTTCCCTCCGCCTAAAAGGCAATCGCCTCAAATTGGTCCCTTTGGGGGTCTTCACGGGGCTGTCCAACCTCACCAAGCTTGACATTAGCGAGAATAAGATTGTCATCTTACTGGACTACATGTTCCAGGACTTGCATAACCTAAAGTCTCTAGAAGTGGGGGACAATGacttggtttatatatcacacaGGGCCTTCAGTGGGCTGCTGAGCTTGGAGAAGCTCACCCTGGAGAAATGCAACCTGACAGCGGTACCCACAGAAGCCCTGTCCCACCTCCGCAGCCTCCTCAGCCTGCATCTGAAGTATCTCAGTATCAACAATATGCCCGTGTATGCCTTTAAAAGATTGTTCCACCTGAAACACCTAGAGATTGACTATTGGCCTTTACTAGATATGATGCCTGCCAATAGCCTCTATGGTCTCAACCTCACCTCGCTCTCGATCACCAATACCAACCTGTCCACTGTCCCCTTCCTTGCCTTTAAACACCTGGTGTATCTGACGCACCTTAACCTCTCCTACAATCCCATCAGCACTATTGAAGCAGGGATGTTCTCTGACCTGATCCGCCTTCAAGAGCTGCACATAGTAGGGGCCCAGCTCCGTACCATTGAGCCTCACTCTTTCCAAGGGCTCCGCTTCCTTCGTGTGCTCAATGTGTCTCAGAACCTACTAGAAACTTTGGAAGAGAATGTCTTCTCCTCCCCTAGGGCTTTGGAGGTCCTGAGCATTAACAACAACCCACTGGCCTGTGACTGCCGTCTGCTCTGGATCCTGCAGCGGCATCCCACACTGCAGTTCGGCGGCCAGCAGCCCATGTGTGCTGGTCCAGACACCAATCGTGAGAAGTCATTCAAGGATTTCCATAGCACTGCCCTCTCCTTTTACTTCACCTGCAAAAAACCCAAAATCCGTGAAAAGAAGTTGCAGCATCTGCTAGTGGATGAAGGACAGACAGTCCAGCTAGAATGCAATGCCGATGGAGACCCTCAGCCTGTGATTTCCTGGGTGACACCTCGGCGGCGTTTTATCACCACCAAGTCCAATGGAAGAGCCACGGTGTTGGGCGACGGCACCTTGGAAATCCGCTTTGCCCAGGATCAAGACAGTGGGATGTATGTTTGCATCGCTAGCAACGCTGCTGGGAATGACACCTTCACAGCCTCCTTAACTGTGAAAGGATTCACTTCAGACCGCTTCCTCTATGCGAACAGGACCCCTATGTACATGACCGACTCCAATGACACCATTTCCAATGGCACCAACGCCAATACTTTCTCCCTGGACCTTAAAACAATACTGGTATCTACAGCCATGGGCTGTTTCACATTCCTGGgagtggttttattttgttttctcctcctttttgtgTGGAGCCGAGGGAAAGGCAAGCACAAAAACAGCATTGACCTTGAGTACGTGCCCCGAAAAAACAATGGTGCTGTTGTGGAAGGGGAGGTGGCTGGACCCAGGAGGTTCAATATGAAAATGATTTGA